One stretch of Lemur catta isolate mLemCat1 chromosome 2, mLemCat1.pri, whole genome shotgun sequence DNA includes these proteins:
- the SHISA9 gene encoding protein shisa-9 isoform X2, translating to MRRVLRLLLGCFLTELCARVCRAQERAGHGQLAQLGGVLVLAGGNRSGAASGEAGEGAGVSDAPPTRAPTPDFCRGYFDVMGQWDPPFNCSSGDFIFCCGTCGFRFCCTFKKRRLNQSTCTNYDTPLWLNTGKPPARKDDPLHDPTKDKTNLIVYIICGVVAVMVLVGIFTKLGLEKAHRPQREHMSRLCDNLLFTEALLTFRRG from the exons ATGCGCCGCGTCCTCCGGCTGCTCCTCGGCTGCTTCCTCACCGAGCTGTGCGCCCGCGTGTGCCGGGCGCAGGAGCGAGCGGGTCACGGGCAGCTGGCGCAACTGGGCGGCGTGTTGGTGCTGGCGGGGGGCAACCGCTCCGGGGCCGCCTCAGGAGAGGCCGGCGAAGGCGCTGGGGTGTCGGACGCGCCCCCGACCCGGGCGCCCACGCCAGACTTCTGCCGGGGCTACTTCGATGTCATGGGCCAGTGGGACCCGCCGTTCAACTGCAGCTCGGGCGACTTCATCTTCTGCTGCGGGACTTGTGGCTTCCGGTTCTGCTGCACGTTTAAGAAGCGGCGACTGAACCAAAGCACCTGCACCAACTACGACACGCCGCTCTGGCTCAACACCGGCAAGCCCCCTGCGCGCAAGGACGACCCCTTGCACGACCCCACCAAGGACAAGACCAACCTGATCGTCTACATCATCTGCGGGGTGGTGGCCGTCATGGTGCTTGTGGGCATCTTCACCAAGCTGGGGCTGGAGAAGGCGCACCGGCCCCAAAGGGAGCACATGTCCAG GCTCTGTGACAATCTGCTGTTTACAGAGGCACTGCTTACTTTCCGAAGAGGATGA